One Pseudonocardia sediminis DNA window includes the following coding sequences:
- a CDS encoding TetR/AcrR family transcriptional regulator — protein sequence MPPVRSRRAEYTESTRDAVLDCAATLFCEKGYGSTSLDEVAAAARVTKGAIYHHFANKAAVMTALIDRLERAGHDRLHARFVELSATTDPATAGLAVIDEFLLMCSDPVYGGLVFREAPIALGWQAWRACEEEYAIVLIRNVLHEMERAGTIPGPVTGTLVSMVFGMLGTTGQLLAETAESERPRVRDELRATYVAFLAGLALGGS from the coding sequence ATGCCGCCCGTCAGGTCCCGTCGCGCCGAGTACACCGAGTCCACCCGGGACGCGGTGCTCGACTGTGCGGCGACCCTGTTCTGCGAGAAGGGCTACGGGTCGACGTCCCTGGACGAGGTCGCGGCCGCCGCGCGGGTGACCAAGGGCGCGATCTACCACCACTTCGCGAACAAGGCCGCGGTGATGACGGCGCTGATCGACCGGCTGGAGCGGGCCGGTCACGACCGGCTGCACGCGCGTTTCGTCGAGCTCTCGGCGACCACCGACCCGGCGACGGCCGGCCTCGCGGTGATCGACGAGTTCCTCCTCATGTGCTCCGACCCGGTCTACGGCGGCCTGGTGTTCCGGGAGGCGCCGATCGCGCTGGGCTGGCAGGCCTGGCGGGCGTGCGAGGAGGAGTACGCGATCGTCCTGATCCGGAACGTCCTGCACGAGATGGAGCGCGCGGGCACGATCCCCGGTCCGGTCACCGGGACCCTGGTCAGCATGGTGTTCGGCATGCTCGGGACGACCGGTCAGCTCCTCGCCGAGACTGCGGAGTCCGAACGCCCGCGGGTGCGCGACGAGCTGCGGGCGACCTACGTGGCGTTCCTGGCCGGGCTGGCCCTGGGCGGCTCCTGA
- a CDS encoding DUF3558 family protein: MRGSVVGVFLVCTFLSACSTPGSSSSRFPTRPGELPVGSTTACDTLNNAQREVLNAGPGTVDPSEASDPTASSCSWGSKQGEFWSVRVQPQNPIGQFDPQDPLFVGQSEGYQDPQIITVDGYGAVQFRYSLTGDDPSCNLAVDAAPNATVVLTYSDNVTKAPGLPTTGIEQRCEKAAQLASMVITTMRSRAAG; encoded by the coding sequence ATGCGAGGCTCGGTCGTCGGCGTCTTCCTGGTGTGCACGTTCCTGTCGGCCTGCTCCACTCCGGGGTCATCGAGTAGTCGGTTTCCTACCCGACCCGGTGAATTGCCCGTCGGAAGTACCACTGCCTGCGACACGCTGAACAACGCCCAGCGCGAGGTCCTCAACGCCGGGCCGGGCACCGTTGACCCATCTGAGGCTTCGGACCCAACAGCGAGCTCTTGCTCATGGGGGTCAAAGCAGGGTGAGTTCTGGAGCGTCCGCGTGCAGCCGCAGAACCCGATCGGTCAGTTCGATCCGCAGGATCCTCTTTTCGTCGGGCAGAGCGAGGGCTATCAGGACCCACAGATCATCACCGTCGATGGATACGGGGCCGTGCAGTTCCGGTATTCGTTGACGGGAGACGATCCGAGTTGCAACCTGGCGGTCGACGCCGCCCCTAACGCAACAGTCGTCCTGACATACTCCGACAACGTGACGAAGGCTCCCGGTCTGCCCACGACGGGGATCGAGCAGCGATGCGAGAAAGCCGCGCAGCTCGCATCGATGGTGATCACCACGATGCGCTCCCGCGCCGCGGGCTGA
- a CDS encoding hydroxymethylglutaryl-CoA lyase, whose amino-acid sequence MTVAEPGLPERVEIYEVGPRDGLQNESAVVPVAVKAEFLDRLADAGLRTLEATSFVHPKWVPQLADAAELLDVLTRRDGLDYPVLVPNERGLDRALEAGVTHAAVFASATETFAQRNLNRSLDEQFAMFEPVVTRAVENGLRVRAYVSMVFGDPWEGGVDPAQAAAVGERLMAMGCDQLSLGDTIGVATPGHVGAVLDACGALGLGPETLAVHFHDTYGQALSNTLAALRHGVTTVDASAGGLGGCPYAGSATGNLATEDLVWMLDGLGIAHGVDLDALVATSVWMAGHLGRPSPSRVVRALTPAADRGPYPE is encoded by the coding sequence ATGACGGTCGCCGAGCCGGGCCTGCCCGAGCGTGTCGAGATCTACGAGGTCGGACCGCGCGACGGGTTGCAGAACGAGTCCGCTGTCGTGCCGGTCGCGGTGAAGGCGGAGTTCCTCGACCGCCTCGCCGACGCCGGTCTGCGCACGCTGGAGGCGACGAGCTTCGTGCACCCGAAGTGGGTGCCCCAGCTCGCCGACGCCGCCGAGCTGCTCGACGTCCTGACCCGCCGCGACGGCCTCGACTACCCGGTGCTGGTGCCGAACGAGCGCGGCCTCGACCGCGCCCTGGAGGCGGGGGTGACGCACGCGGCGGTGTTCGCCAGCGCCACCGAGACGTTCGCGCAGCGCAACCTCAACCGCTCCCTCGACGAGCAGTTCGCGATGTTCGAGCCCGTCGTCACCCGCGCCGTGGAGAACGGGCTGCGGGTGCGTGCCTACGTCTCGATGGTCTTCGGCGACCCCTGGGAGGGCGGCGTCGACCCGGCGCAGGCCGCCGCGGTCGGCGAGCGCCTGATGGCCATGGGCTGCGACCAGCTCTCGCTCGGCGACACGATCGGCGTCGCCACACCGGGGCACGTCGGCGCCGTCCTCGACGCCTGCGGCGCCCTGGGCCTGGGGCCGGAGACGCTGGCCGTGCACTTCCACGACACCTACGGCCAGGCCCTGTCCAACACCCTCGCCGCACTGCGCCACGGCGTGACGACGGTCGACGCCAGCGCGGGCGGGCTCGGCGGCTGCCCGTACGCGGGGTCGGCGACCGGGAACCTCGCCACCGAGGACCTGGTCTGGATGCTCGACGGCCTCGGCATCGCTCACGGCGTGGACCTCGACGCCCTGGTCGCGACGAGCGTGTGGATGGCCGGGCACCTGGGGCGACCGTCGCCGTCGCGGGTGGTCCGGGCGCTCACCCCGGCCGCGGACCGAGGGCCGTACCCGGAGTAG
- a CDS encoding response regulator transcription factor: MLAIVTTVVLAEDDAAIAEPLSRALQREGYEVQVVGDGLAALDHVGRVPVDLLVLDLGLPGMDGLEVCRRIRTDFADLPVLMLTARTDEVDFVVGLDAGADDYVSKPFRLAELLARVRALLRRRTQDVVEVDGLRMELSGRRVLLDGDEVTLANKEFELLRVLMLHSGQVVTREEILHTVWGDADMKSSKTLDMHMSWLRRKIGGERRIATVRGVGFRFNHD; the protein is encoded by the coding sequence ATGCTCGCCATCGTGACCACCGTCGTGCTGGCCGAGGACGACGCGGCCATCGCCGAACCGCTGTCCCGGGCCCTGCAACGCGAGGGCTACGAGGTGCAGGTCGTCGGCGACGGGCTCGCGGCGCTCGACCACGTCGGCCGCGTGCCGGTCGACCTCCTCGTGCTCGACCTCGGGCTGCCCGGCATGGACGGGCTGGAGGTGTGCCGGCGGATTCGCACCGACTTCGCCGACCTGCCGGTCCTGATGCTCACCGCCCGCACCGACGAGGTCGACTTCGTGGTCGGGCTCGACGCCGGCGCCGACGACTACGTCTCCAAGCCGTTCCGCCTGGCCGAGCTGCTGGCGCGGGTCCGCGCGCTGCTGCGCCGCCGCACCCAGGACGTCGTCGAGGTGGACGGGCTGCGGATGGAGCTCTCCGGCCGTCGCGTCCTGCTCGACGGTGACGAGGTGACGCTCGCGAACAAGGAGTTCGAGCTGCTCCGGGTACTGATGCTGCACTCCGGGCAGGTCGTGACCCGCGAGGAGATCCTGCACACCGTGTGGGGCGACGCGGACATGAAGTCGTCCAAGACGCTGGACATGCACATGTCCTGGCTGCGCCGCAAGATCGGCGGCGAACGGCGGATCGCGACCGTGCGCGGCGTCGGCTTCCGCTTCAACCACGACTGA
- a CDS encoding acyl-CoA carboxylase subunit beta — MSAATEPMGDPDAAPDVEPDVHTTAGKLADLYQRFDDAVGSTSDAAVEKQHAKGRQTARERIDQLLDPGSFVELDALTRHRSTNFGLENKRPFGDGVVTGTGTIDGRPIAVFSQDATVFGGALGEVYGEKIVKVMDLAAKIGCPVVGINDGGGARIQEGVVALGLYGEIFTRNVRASGVIPQISLIMGPSAGGAVYSPALTDFTVMVDETSHMFITGPDVIKTVTGEDVDMEELGGGRAHNSKSGVAHYLGSDEQDAIDYVKELLGFLPSNNLSEPPSYPAPEPTGGSVEDSVTDTDRELDTIIPDSANSPYDIREVINRVVDEEDFLEVQELWAPNIVIGFARVEGRSVGIVANQPTQFAGCLNIDASEKAARFVRTCDAFNIPILTFVDVPGFLPGTDQEWNGIIRRGAKLIYAYAEATVPKITVITRKAYGGAYDVMGSKHLGADVNIAWPTAQIAVTGASGAVSILYRKELKGLEGDELEAKRAELQQEYEDTLCNPYIAADRGYIDAVVPPSHTRGYVGRSLRLLETKREQGPTRKHGNIPL; from the coding sequence ATGAGCGCCGCAACGGAGCCGATGGGGGACCCGGACGCCGCCCCCGACGTCGAGCCTGATGTCCACACCACGGCGGGGAAGCTCGCCGACCTCTACCAGCGTTTCGACGACGCGGTGGGGTCCACGTCCGACGCGGCGGTGGAGAAGCAGCACGCCAAGGGCCGTCAGACCGCCCGTGAGCGGATCGACCAGCTTCTCGACCCCGGCTCGTTCGTCGAGCTCGACGCCCTGACCCGGCACCGGTCGACGAACTTCGGCCTGGAGAACAAGCGCCCGTTCGGCGACGGCGTGGTGACCGGTACCGGCACCATCGACGGCCGTCCGATCGCCGTGTTCTCCCAGGACGCGACCGTGTTCGGCGGAGCGCTCGGCGAGGTCTACGGCGAGAAGATCGTCAAGGTGATGGACCTCGCCGCCAAGATCGGCTGCCCGGTCGTGGGCATCAACGACGGCGGCGGCGCCCGGATCCAGGAGGGCGTGGTCGCGCTCGGCCTCTACGGCGAGATCTTCACCCGCAACGTCCGCGCCTCCGGCGTGATCCCGCAGATCTCGCTGATCATGGGCCCGTCGGCCGGTGGCGCGGTGTACTCCCCCGCACTGACCGACTTCACCGTGATGGTCGACGAGACCAGCCACATGTTCATCACCGGCCCGGACGTGATCAAGACCGTCACCGGTGAGGACGTCGACATGGAGGAGCTCGGCGGCGGCCGTGCCCACAACTCCAAGTCCGGCGTGGCGCACTACCTGGGCTCCGACGAGCAGGACGCGATCGACTACGTCAAGGAGCTCCTGGGCTTCCTGCCGTCGAACAACCTGTCCGAGCCGCCGTCGTACCCGGCGCCGGAGCCGACCGGCGGATCGGTCGAGGACTCGGTCACCGACACCGACCGCGAGCTGGACACGATCATCCCGGACTCGGCGAACTCGCCGTACGACATCCGCGAGGTGATCAACCGGGTGGTCGACGAGGAGGACTTCCTCGAGGTCCAGGAGCTGTGGGCGCCCAACATCGTCATCGGGTTCGCCCGGGTCGAGGGCCGCAGCGTCGGCATCGTGGCCAACCAGCCCACCCAGTTCGCCGGCTGCCTGAACATCGACGCCTCCGAGAAGGCCGCCCGGTTCGTGCGGACCTGCGATGCGTTCAACATCCCGATCCTGACCTTCGTCGACGTCCCGGGCTTCCTGCCCGGCACCGACCAGGAGTGGAACGGGATCATCCGCCGCGGCGCGAAGCTGATCTACGCCTACGCCGAGGCGACCGTCCCGAAGATCACGGTGATCACCCGCAAGGCCTACGGCGGCGCCTACGACGTGATGGGGTCCAAGCACCTCGGCGCGGACGTCAACATCGCCTGGCCGACCGCGCAGATCGCCGTCACCGGGGCGTCCGGCGCGGTGAGCATCCTCTACCGCAAGGAGCTCAAGGGCCTGGAGGGCGACGAGCTCGAGGCCAAGCGTGCGGAGCTGCAGCAGGAGTACGAGGACACCCTCTGCAACCCCTACATCGCCGCCGACCGGGGCTACATCGACGCCGTCGTCCCGCCGTCGCACACCCGCGGCTACGTGGGCCGCTCGCTGCGTCTGCTGGAGACGAAGCGGGAGCAGGGCCCGACGCGCAAGCACGGGAACATCCCCCTGTGA
- a CDS encoding sensor histidine kinase — MRRRILLSTLLVVAITALALGGPLVVATWRLVEDFTRAELTQRLEQLTESLEDNVDQVPDPATIELAIPANSRLEIDRVDRPSQVFGVPEVTDPVVESLPFGPGGTITLAQPKSVMRAQQTQVVAVVALLVLISVTSGAIVATLTARRLAEPLRDVAARAARLGAGDFRRAPARYDIAELDRVSEVLDSSATALAQLMQRERVLVGDVSHQLRSRITALQLRLDELSTHPDPDARREAFAAIEQTERLSAVLDELLEAARAARAAGAEPMDLKEELDAVADEWRGALTAAGRSLRVRAPEGMLARVTAARVREAVGALVDNAIQHGEGPVTISARAGENALLIEVSDTGPGVPQDLVPHVFDRGVSAQSSTGLGLALARALVEADGGRLELSRARPPIFRIYLPAARTDDVVGQAHQASSPR, encoded by the coding sequence GTGCGCCGGCGGATCCTGCTCTCCACGCTCCTCGTCGTCGCGATCACCGCGCTCGCACTCGGCGGCCCGCTCGTCGTGGCCACGTGGCGACTGGTGGAGGACTTCACCCGCGCCGAGCTGACCCAGCGCCTCGAGCAGCTCACCGAGAGCCTGGAGGACAACGTCGACCAGGTCCCCGACCCGGCGACGATCGAGCTGGCCATCCCCGCCAACAGCCGTCTGGAGATCGACCGGGTGGACCGGCCGTCACAGGTGTTCGGGGTCCCCGAGGTCACCGACCCGGTCGTCGAGTCGCTGCCGTTCGGACCCGGCGGGACGATCACCCTCGCCCAGCCGAAGTCGGTGATGCGGGCGCAGCAGACGCAGGTCGTCGCCGTCGTCGCGCTGCTGGTGCTGATCTCGGTGACGAGCGGGGCGATCGTCGCGACGCTGACCGCCCGCCGCCTGGCCGAGCCGTTGCGCGACGTCGCGGCCCGCGCCGCGCGCCTCGGGGCGGGGGACTTCCGCCGCGCACCGGCCCGCTACGACATCGCCGAGCTGGACCGCGTCTCCGAGGTGCTCGACAGCTCCGCGACGGCACTGGCCCAGCTCATGCAGCGCGAACGGGTGCTGGTCGGCGACGTCTCGCACCAGCTGCGCAGCCGGATCACCGCCCTGCAGCTGCGCCTCGACGAGCTCTCCACCCACCCCGACCCGGACGCCCGCCGCGAGGCCTTCGCCGCGATCGAGCAGACCGAGCGCCTCTCCGCCGTCCTCGACGAGCTCCTCGAGGCCGCCCGCGCCGCCCGCGCGGCGGGGGCCGAGCCGATGGATCTGAAGGAGGAGCTCGACGCCGTCGCCGACGAGTGGCGCGGCGCCCTCACCGCGGCCGGGCGGTCGCTGCGGGTGCGCGCCCCGGAGGGGATGCTCGCCCGGGTCACCGCCGCGAGGGTGCGCGAGGCGGTCGGCGCGCTCGTCGACAACGCGATCCAGCACGGCGAGGGCCCGGTGACGATCAGCGCGCGGGCCGGGGAGAACGCGTTGCTGATCGAGGTCAGCGACACCGGCCCCGGGGTCCCGCAGGACCTCGTCCCGCACGTGTTCGACCGGGGCGTCTCCGCTCAGTCGTCGACGGGTCTGGGACTGGCCCTGGCCCGGGCGCTGGTCGAGGCCGACGGCGGACGCCTGGAGCTCTCCCGCGCCCGCCCGCCGATCTTCCGCATCTACCTCCCGGCGGCGCGTACCGACGACGTCGTCGGCCAGGCGCACCAGGCCAGCAGCCCGCGCTGA
- the hisN gene encoding histidinol-phosphatase codes for MDDARDTSLTHDLELALRLADLADAITLPRFRAADLKVDRKPDRTPVTDADTAAEDALRAVLGDERPADAVLGEERGDTGTSANGRGWVLDPIDGTKNFSRGMPVWATLIALTVDGRPSLGVVSAPALGQRWWAAAGSGAWAAGTGEEPRRISVSGVADLADAYVSTTNLNTFRENDALPGWLALADACWETRAFGDFWQHCLVAEGVIDLVAEPAASTWDLAAPAAIVAEAGGRMTDLSGADTVTGGHALTSNGLLHDAALAALRPA; via the coding sequence GTGGACGACGCCCGTGACACCTCGCTGACCCACGACCTCGAGCTCGCCCTGCGGCTCGCCGACCTCGCCGACGCGATCACGCTGCCCCGCTTCCGCGCCGCCGATCTGAAGGTCGACCGCAAACCCGACCGCACCCCGGTGACCGACGCCGACACCGCGGCCGAGGACGCCCTGCGCGCCGTGCTGGGCGACGAGCGGCCCGCCGACGCCGTGCTCGGCGAGGAGCGCGGGGACACCGGCACCTCGGCGAACGGCCGCGGCTGGGTGCTCGACCCGATCGACGGCACCAAGAACTTCTCCCGCGGCATGCCGGTGTGGGCCACGCTGATCGCCCTGACCGTCGACGGGCGGCCGTCGCTCGGCGTGGTCAGCGCCCCGGCACTCGGGCAGCGCTGGTGGGCCGCGGCCGGGTCCGGCGCCTGGGCCGCGGGGACCGGGGAGGAGCCGCGACGGATCTCCGTGTCCGGCGTCGCCGACCTCGCAGACGCCTACGTCTCGACCACGAACCTCAACACCTTCCGCGAGAACGACGCCCTACCCGGCTGGCTCGCCCTGGCCGACGCCTGCTGGGAGACCCGCGCGTTCGGCGACTTCTGGCAGCACTGCCTCGTCGCCGAGGGAGTGATCGACCTGGTCGCCGAGCCGGCCGCCAGCACCTGGGACCTGGCCGCACCGGCCGCGATCGTCGCCGAGGCCGGTGGCCGGATGACGGACCTGTCCGGCGCCGACACCGTCACCGGCGGCCACGCCCTGACCAGCAACGGCCTCCTGCACGACGCCGCTCTCGCCGCCCTGCGCCCGGCCTGA
- a CDS encoding acyl-CoA carboxylase epsilon subunit, whose product MFRVVSGSPDDAELAALTAVVAAAASASGGDPAPSAPDLWSHPAALLRAPLHAGPGAWRASGLPR is encoded by the coding sequence CTGTTCCGGGTGGTCAGCGGCAGTCCGGACGACGCGGAGCTGGCCGCGCTGACGGCGGTCGTCGCCGCGGCGGCGAGTGCCTCCGGGGGCGACCCGGCACCGTCCGCACCGGACCTGTGGTCGCACCCGGCGGCCCTGCTGCGTGCCCCGCTGCACGCAGGACCCGGTGCGTGGCGCGCCTCCGGTCTGCCCCGCTGA
- a CDS encoding class I SAM-dependent methyltransferase has translation MTDDIAAGPSPTADGYAGDPAVAAEWDRMYADREQLWSGAPNGALVAEVADLAPGRVLDVGCGEGADAVWLARRGWDVTALEVSGVALERAAGHASDAGVTVRWVHAGLAESGLPPASFDLVSAQYPALLRTPDAAAETALLAAVAPGGLLVLVHHAGMEDHEPEDGRFDPADYVWPSMVAALLGDDWAVEVDEERPRADAPEDGAGAHHTHDVVLRARRLR, from the coding sequence ATGACCGATGACATCGCAGCCGGACCGTCACCCACCGCCGACGGGTACGCCGGGGATCCGGCGGTGGCCGCGGAGTGGGACCGGATGTACGCCGACCGGGAGCAGCTCTGGAGCGGTGCGCCCAACGGGGCGCTGGTGGCCGAGGTCGCCGATCTCGCGCCCGGACGGGTGCTCGACGTCGGCTGCGGCGAGGGTGCCGACGCCGTCTGGCTCGCGCGCCGTGGCTGGGATGTGACCGCGCTCGAGGTCTCCGGCGTGGCGCTGGAACGGGCGGCCGGGCATGCCAGCGACGCCGGGGTGACCGTCCGCTGGGTGCACGCCGGGCTGGCCGAGTCCGGGCTCCCGCCGGCGTCGTTCGACCTGGTCTCCGCGCAGTACCCGGCCCTGCTCCGCACCCCCGACGCCGCCGCCGAGACGGCGTTGCTGGCGGCCGTCGCACCCGGGGGTCTGCTGGTGCTGGTCCACCACGCTGGGATGGAGGACCACGAGCCCGAGGACGGTCGCTTCGACCCGGCCGACTACGTCTGGCCGTCGATGGTCGCCGCCCTGCTCGGCGACGACTGGGCCGTCGAGGTCGACGAGGAGCGGCCCCGCGCCGACGCACCCGAGGACGGGGCCGGCGCGCACCACACCCACGACGTCGTCCTGCGCGCCCGCCGCCTGCGCTGA
- a CDS encoding biotin--[acetyl-CoA-carboxylase] ligase, giving the protein MDADPAPLDPWSLRNTVLRPAGGWNALDVVEQTGSTNADLLAAAARGAEDRTVLIAEEQVTGRGRLDRRWTSKARSGLTMSVLWRPEGVPADRLGWLPMLAGVALADAIRELAPDLQVGLKWPNDLLLGPARGKAAGILAEMTAVSGGGPGVVLGIGLNVSASATDLPWGATSLGAQGVTAGRPEIATTLLTHLYRREAGWRETGGDADASGLRSDYRARCATLGSQVRVERPNGDALLGTAEDVDPHGRLLVLPASGDRVAVAAGDVVHLRPADHPDR; this is encoded by the coding sequence ATGGACGCCGACCCCGCGCCGCTGGACCCCTGGTCCCTGCGCAACACCGTGCTCCGCCCGGCCGGCGGGTGGAACGCGCTCGACGTCGTCGAGCAGACCGGGTCCACCAACGCCGATCTGCTCGCGGCGGCCGCGCGCGGTGCCGAGGACCGCACGGTGCTGATCGCCGAGGAGCAGGTCACCGGACGGGGGCGGCTGGACCGCCGCTGGACGTCGAAGGCCCGGTCCGGTCTGACGATGAGTGTGCTGTGGCGTCCCGAGGGCGTCCCGGCCGACCGTCTCGGCTGGCTGCCGATGCTGGCGGGGGTGGCGCTGGCGGACGCGATCCGCGAGCTCGCCCCGGACCTGCAGGTCGGCCTCAAGTGGCCGAACGACCTGCTGCTCGGACCGGCCCGCGGCAAGGCCGCCGGGATCCTGGCCGAGATGACGGCCGTCTCCGGCGGTGGGCCCGGCGTGGTGCTCGGGATCGGGCTCAACGTCTCGGCGAGCGCCACCGACCTGCCGTGGGGCGCGACCTCGCTGGGCGCGCAGGGTGTGACGGCCGGACGTCCGGAGATCGCGACCACGCTGCTCACCCACCTGTACCGGCGGGAGGCCGGCTGGCGCGAGACCGGCGGCGACGCCGACGCGTCCGGGCTGCGCAGCGACTACCGGGCCCGGTGCGCGACGCTCGGGTCCCAGGTCCGGGTCGAGCGCCCGAACGGCGACGCGCTGCTCGGGACGGCCGAGGACGTCGACCCGCACGGACGCCTGCTGGTGCTGCCGGCCTCCGGTGACCGGGTCGCGGTCGCGGCCGGCGACGTGGTGCACCTGCGCCCCGCGGACCACCCCGACCGCTGA
- a CDS encoding MaoC family dehydratase, translating to MPEIAFEDLTPGRVFDLGTVVIDRDEMIEFARRFDPQPFHLDEAAGKESVFGQLAASGWFTGSLWMRAYVDELLLRSTALGSPGGDEIAWPLPVFAGDELHASMEVVEARRSRSRPEMGLITLRAFMHRGDDVVYRARFTGMFGVREV from the coding sequence GTGCCGGAGATCGCTTTCGAGGACCTGACCCCGGGCCGGGTGTTCGACCTGGGGACCGTCGTGATCGACCGCGACGAGATGATCGAGTTCGCGCGGCGGTTCGACCCGCAGCCGTTCCACCTCGACGAGGCCGCCGGCAAGGAGTCCGTCTTCGGGCAGCTCGCCGCGTCCGGGTGGTTCACCGGTTCGCTGTGGATGCGTGCCTACGTCGACGAGCTGCTCCTGCGCTCGACCGCCCTCGGATCCCCCGGCGGCGACGAGATCGCCTGGCCACTCCCGGTCTTCGCCGGGGACGAGCTGCACGCCTCGATGGAGGTCGTCGAGGCCCGCCGATCGCGCAGCCGTCCGGAGATGGGGCTCATCACGCTCCGGGCCTTCATGCACCGCGGTGACGACGTGGTCTACCGCGCGCGGTTCACCGGGATGTTCGGCGTCCGAGAGGTCTGA
- a CDS encoding PH domain-containing protein → MAYPDDLLVEGERVALYSHPHWRICVGPAAVFLLAVAVASFAGAVVRLQTWAPFGWLALAVLAAAAVARWTVVPLVRWRSTHLVVTNHRLLVREGVFSRSGIDVPIHRVDSVRTRRTLGERLAGCGTLLVDAGGEEPMRFADVPDVERVQALLHREISRDLERRREAAVEHAPVERSAS, encoded by the coding sequence GTGGCCTATCCCGATGACCTGCTGGTCGAGGGCGAACGGGTCGCGCTGTACTCGCACCCGCACTGGCGGATCTGCGTCGGTCCGGCCGCGGTGTTCCTGCTCGCCGTCGCCGTCGCGTCGTTCGCCGGCGCGGTCGTGCGCCTGCAGACCTGGGCGCCGTTCGGCTGGCTGGCCCTGGCGGTGCTCGCGGCGGCCGCCGTCGCCCGCTGGACCGTCGTCCCGCTCGTGCGCTGGCGCAGCACGCACCTGGTGGTGACCAACCACCGTCTGCTGGTGCGGGAGGGGGTGTTCTCGCGCAGCGGGATCGACGTCCCGATCCACCGCGTCGACTCCGTCCGGACCCGTCGCACGCTGGGCGAACGCCTGGCCGGGTGCGGCACGCTGCTCGTCGACGCCGGGGGTGAGGAGCCGATGCGCTTCGCCGACGTCCCGGACGTCGAACGGGTGCAGGCCCTGCTGCACCGGGAGATCAGCCGCGACCTGGAACGACGGCGCGAGGCTGCGGTCGAACACGCGCCGGTGGAAAGATCGGCGTCGTGA